The Rubripirellula amarantea genome includes the window TCCTCACACTGTTGAACATGCTCGACCACTGGCGATTCTTGAAGCTCACCGAGCCGGCCATGGACCAGATCAACCAGTGTTTCGTCGGACGGACATAAAGAAACTTGCATGATAGGGAGCCTTTTTGAACAAAATGACAGTCAAAACAACGTCTACAGTTAAGAACGTCGTGGTCTGACACCATTTATGTGGGCAATTCACCCAGCCGCTGTTTCAGCCGTCGAAGCACCCGGCAACGGGCCTGATAAACCGACGATACTCGCAACGACAGTCGGTCGGCCACTTCGGCCGCAGGCATATTTTCGATGGCGGTCATGCGGAATGCTTCCCAGGTCTTCGGTTCAAACTCGTCGCGGATCAAACTAAGCACCCGCTGAGCCACTGTGACTTCAATCGCTGAAATGGAAGAGGGGTCAGCATCGAGATCGGGCACCGCCTGTAACCAATTCAACGCATCGGTGCCGCCTTGAGGCTGAGCCTGACGTGACCGGCGTCGATAGTGGTCCGCAACTTTGGTTCGCGTGATCGTCGCCATCCAAGCCCGGAAACTCGCACCGGGCCGATCACGGTCGAATTGATGAATCTTAGCGGAAATCGTTGCGAAAACGTCTTGAACAACGTCTGCGGCATCGTGTCCGGTCAGCCCCGATTTTCGGCACCAATGGTAGATCACAGGCGAAAAGGTCTCGACCAAACGTGTCCAGGCGGGCGAGTTCATTTCACGAAGTCGGACGAGAAACAACGACGAGATACTAGGTGAATGAGTCATGATATCACCCATTCTAGCTCATTCACATTCACGACATTGGACTCACTCGCGATCAAACATTAGTCGGTCACCGATGCCTGATCCAAGCAAGATTCGCGGCCACAGCAAACGGGGCAGGGTACTTCGGCATGTCTTTCCCCAAGCATAGTACCGGAAGCAATGCCGCGTGGTTGCCCGTTTTAATCGAGTTGCACCACCGATCGCACAATCACGAGCACTCGCGATTGCATGTTACCGAGATGCCAACGCGCCGAATGACCATGGGCTGTCCGTCAAACCAACGAACGACGCGGGAAGCGAACTGTCAGTCCGCAGCGCGGGCGGACATTCGGTCGCCTCAATAGAACGAACCTTCACGCTACGGCGTCGTGATGTGTCCGAAGGCGTCGCCTTTAACGTCGACTGATTCGCTAACCGGAGGATCCTGAGTAAGGCGAACCGAGAGTGCCGCAGTGTAAGTGCTGCGTTCTTCTTCACTGCCAAACTCCAAAGGTCGAAGCTCATGTAGTTCATCGAGCGAACGCAAATGGTGCTTCTCGAGAAAAACGATGAGGCCATCCAACAGGCGACGGATCGTATCGGCACCGTTTCGGTAGACCTCGGAAGTGACCATCGCCACATCGGCACCGGCCAACAGCACTTTGATCACATCCTCACTTGAGGCAACGCCGGCACTGGCAGCAATCGACATTGCCGGGCAATGACCATGAACTTGCATGATATGGCCAATGGTATCGACAACTCGCCCTGGTTGAGTGAGCGACCAGTGAGAGTTGAGCTTGAACGAGTCGAGGCAGATGTCCACGTTGGGTTGGCGCCCATACATCACCAAGCCATCGGCTCCCGAACAAATCCGCCGAGCAAGATGCGGAATACTCAACCCACCACGTTCGAGTTTGATGAATAAAGGTACGGTGATGGACTGCTTGATCTCGGAAATGGCGTCAACCACCGAGTTCTCTAAGTCAATCGCCCCCGTGTAGTCGCTCACCGGGCCGTGATGCACGTTTAACTCAATCGCAGCAGCACCCGCTTCTTCTAACTCGCCAGCAAAATCTAGCCAACCGCTGTCGGTATATCCATTGAGCGACGCAATCACCGGTATGGTTGAATAGGTGGCAGCGCGGTTCACAAGCGCCAAGTAGCACTCTGCACTTTGACACGCGGTGTGGACATAGTAACGGTTGCTTCGGTTCAGCAACTCTCGTTCGCGCTGGGATACGGGTCGATCGGTTTTGATTGCCCAACGCACCACCTGTTCTTCGAACAACGATGGTAGCACGATCGCACCCGCGCCAGCTTCTTCAAATGAACGCCGAGTCTGTTCGTCAGCCGTTAATGGGCAAGCACCGACAATGATTGGTGACCGCAGACATAGGCCACCGTAGTGCGTCGTCAGATTCAAACTCATTGATACACTCGATTAAGGGAGACAAGAGAGAAGAAGAGGCGACGTTAAGAGGATGCCATTTCTGATTGCGAGACTTGTTCAGATCGCCTGCTGGTGTTGATCCCGCGAGAGATCCAAACGCTGCAAGGAGAGTGTCGAAGCACGTAACGTGATGTGCTGCCCAGCAAGAAACGTGAAAGATTTCCACGTGGCGTTTCGCCAACCACCATCAGATCAATTCCATTTTTCTCGGCAAAGCTAACCAGACTTTCTCCGCGATGCTCTGACTCAATCAAGTGAGTTCGAATGTCAGAGGCGACGTCGGACAATTGAAGTTTTGATTCCTTCAAATCCTCGTCATGTTGCTTCACTGATTGCTCGTCGTGAATCAGCTCGCCGTAGACACCAAGAAGATAGGTGACGATTGACACAACATGAAATTCGGTTCCGCTCGTCCAAGGAATTTCACCGATCTCGGCAATCGCTCGCTTAGCTGGTTCGCCACCTTCGTAACCTAAGCAAACGCGAATAGGACGCGGGCTGTCTTCTAAACCGCTCGGACGGACCACCAGAACGCTGCATGGCGCATGGGTCGCCACGTGATCGCTCACGCTGCCAAGCAGAACGCGACTTAACTGAGATCGCCCCGTCGCACCGACCACGACCAAATCAACGTTCAACTCTTTGGCCGCCTGAACAATCGTTTCACCGATATTCCCTTGGCGATACTCGTGATGGATCAGCACATTGGCACCATCGAACTTCTCACATACGTTCGCGTGCGTCGCTTCAGCGAGTTCGCGTGCATGTGAATTGACCTGCTCAATCATCTCGGTAGCGGCGTAACTACCGTGAATGTAGACCGGTTCGATCACGGTCAGAATGGTCAATTCAAGACGGTCGCGATGGGGTAAGTGTGCGAGCAATCGAACCGCTTGGTCGGAAGCTGGTGAGCCGTCGACGGCGAGGAGTACGTGGCGCATTGTCTTTCTATCCCACAGTTTGGCGTCATAAGGTTGTGAATCTAGCCAATACGCATGCAATCCGAGTGCCAAAGAGCGCATAGCCTGCGGGCGCGGCAAATCAGTGACACGACGTGTGCGTACTGTCTCAGGATGAGTCCCTACGTCTCATCGCTATGTCACAACCCGTACAGGTAAACGAAACTTCAGCATCATCATCAACCGACTCTTCCGATTCAGGTCTTTGGGCACTCATGCCTAAATCGCCGCAGCATGAATTTAGCCTGGGCTCCGAGAGGACATGCGACGTCAACACCTCGAGTCAGAACATCAGACGACCTAGAAACATCAGACAACCCCGAAGGCCAACATTGCATCGGCAACCTTCTTGAACCCCGCGATGTTCGCACCACGCACGTAGTCGCAATAGCCGCCGCCCATCTGACCGTACTCAAGGCATTGCTTATGGATACCGTCCATGATGTCGACAAGCAATTGTTGCAGTTGCTCTTCCTTCCAAGAGATGCGGGCTGAATTCTGGCTCATTTCGAGACCGGACACGGCTACTCCGCCTGCATTCGCTGCTTTACCAGGTGCGAAAAGAACTTTGGCCTTTTTGAAGACGTGAACGCCTTTGAGTTCCGTGGGCATGTTTGCCCCCTCGCTGATCGCAATGCAACCATTCTTGACAAGCGATTGAGCGTCCTCGCTCGATAACTCATTTTGCGTAGCGCACGGCAGCGCTACGTCGCAGGGGACGTTCCATGGCGACTTAGCTTCGTGATAGGTCGCTCCTTTGAACTCTTCAACATACTCACTAATTCGACCGCGACGGACATTCTTCAACTGCTTGATCCAGCGAAGTTTTTCAAGGTTGATGCCATCGGGGTCATGAATAAACCCACCACTATCGGACAACGTTACCACGCTTGCACCTAGATGCGTCAACTTCTCGGCTGCATGAGTTGCAACGTTCCCTGATCCCGAGACGACCGCGATTTTCCCGCGCAAGTCATCGTCTTTGGTTTTCAGCATGTTGGCAAGGAAATACACCGCGCCATAACCAGTTGCCTCCGTTCGAATCAGCGATCCGCCATATTCGAGTCCTTTGCCTGTCAGCACTCCGGTGAATTGATTAGTAATTCGCTTGTATTGCCCGAACATGTACCCGATCTCACGAGCCCCCACGCCGATGTCTCCTGCTGGAACATCCACGTCCGCACCGACATGGCGATAGAGTTCGGTCATGAACGATTGACAAAAGCGCATCACTTCTCGATCGCTCTTACCCTTAGGGTTAAAGTTCGCACCGCCCTTTGCACCACCCATCGGCAAACCTGTGAGCGCATTCTTGAAGGTCTGCTCGAACGCTAAGAACTTTAGCACGCTTTCCGTGACGGAGGGATGAAACCGAATGCCGCCTTTATACGGACCGATGGAATTGTTGTTCTGCACTCGCCAACCACGTTGCACGCGCACATTTCCGTTGTCGTCTTCCCAGCAAACTCGAAAAGAAATGATCCGATCCGGTTCGGCAATCCGCCTTAGGATTTGTGCTTCGTGATAGCGTTCCTTATCGGCAATAAACTCGAAGATATCTTCGGCGACTTCTTGGACCGCTTGTATGAACTCGGATTGTCCAGGATTTCGTTTTGCCACACCCTGCATGAATTTGGGTAAGTCGACATGTTCAGAGATGGCCATAGATAAATCCTTTTTGGTGATAAGTGGTTGAGCCACTGACGCTGGAAAACAGGCATCAGCATGACTTACGAGTTTCTTCGAATTACCAGGTTGCGAATTTCTGTCATTTCTTCCATTGCGAAACGAATTCCTTCGCGTCCTAGCCCCGAATCCTTGACTCCGCCGTAAGGCATATTGTCCACGCGATAGCTGGGGACATCGTTAATAACGACGCCGCCAACTTCGAGTCGATCCCAGGCATCCAATGATTTGAACAGATCGCGAGTGAAGATGCCTGCCTGCAAGCCAAACTTGCTGTCGTTTACTTGATCGAGGGCCGCGTCAAAATTAGAAAAGCGGGACAGAATCGCGAGCGGGCCAAACGCTTCTTCACGGTTCACCTTTGCATTTGCGGGCACATCTTCCAACAATGTCGCGGTCATCATTGCCCCTGTTCGTTGGCCACCGCAAAGAAGTTTAGCCCCGTCCGCGACTGCTTCGCTAATCCAACCTTCCAGTCGCTCGGCCTCTTTGTCGTCAATCATGGGACCGATAAATGTCGAACGATCTTTGGGATCGCCGCAAACAAGCTCGCGGGTCCGCTCGATTAGCCGATCGCGAAACTGATCATAAATATTGTCGTGAATGATAATGCGTTGGACGCTCACACAGCTTTGCCCGGACTGGTAGAAGGCGCCCACGATGATGCGTTCCAACGCGTCGTCCAAATCAGCGTCCTGATCAATAACGACGGCAGCGTTGCCACCGAGTTCCAACACCACTTTCTTCTTTCCCGCCTTGGCCTTCAATTCCCAACCCACATCCGACGAACCGGTGAAGGACAATAGTTTTAGTCGATCATCGACTGTGAATTGATCCGCTGCTTCGCGACGAACGGGAAGAATCGAGAACGCCCCAATGGGCAAGCTCGTTTCAGCCAGTACCTCGCCGATCATGATCGCTCCCAAAGGCGTCCGGCTGGCAGGTTTCATCACCAACGGACATCCAACCGCAATGGCCGGCGCGATTTTGTGGGCGGCCAAGTTCAGCGGAAAATTGAATGGCGAAATAAAACTGCATGGGCCGATGGGAACTCGCTTCCACATGCCC containing:
- the gdhA gene encoding NADP-specific glutamate dehydrogenase, whose amino-acid sequence is MAISEHVDLPKFMQGVAKRNPGQSEFIQAVQEVAEDIFEFIADKERYHEAQILRRIAEPDRIISFRVCWEDDNGNVRVQRGWRVQNNNSIGPYKGGIRFHPSVTESVLKFLAFEQTFKNALTGLPMGGAKGGANFNPKGKSDREVMRFCQSFMTELYRHVGADVDVPAGDIGVGAREIGYMFGQYKRITNQFTGVLTGKGLEYGGSLIRTEATGYGAVYFLANMLKTKDDDLRGKIAVVSGSGNVATHAAEKLTHLGASVVTLSDSGGFIHDPDGINLEKLRWIKQLKNVRRGRISEYVEEFKGATYHEAKSPWNVPCDVALPCATQNELSSEDAQSLVKNGCIAISEGANMPTELKGVHVFKKAKVLFAPGKAANAGGVAVSGLEMSQNSARISWKEEQLQQLLVDIMDGIHKQCLEYGQMGGGYCDYVRGANIAGFKKVADAMLAFGVV
- a CDS encoding universal stress protein, yielding MRHVLLAVDGSPASDQAVRLLAHLPHRDRLELTILTVIEPVYIHGSYAATEMIEQVNSHARELAEATHANVCEKFDGANVLIHHEYRQGNIGETIVQAAKELNVDLVVVGATGRSQLSRVLLGSVSDHVATHAPCSVLVVRPSGLEDSPRPIRVCLGYEGGEPAKRAIAEIGEIPWTSGTEFHVVSIVTYLLGVYGELIHDEQSVKQHDEDLKESKLQLSDVASDIRTHLIESEHRGESLVSFAEKNGIDLMVVGETPRGNLSRFLLGSTSRYVLRHSPCSVWISRGINTSRRSEQVSQSEMASS
- a CDS encoding RNA polymerase sigma factor, with product MTHSPSISSLFLVRLREMNSPAWTRLVETFSPVIYHWCRKSGLTGHDAADVVQDVFATISAKIHQFDRDRPGASFRAWMATITRTKVADHYRRRSRQAQPQGGTDALNWLQAVPDLDADPSSISAIEVTVAQRVLSLIRDEFEPKTWEAFRMTAIENMPAAEVADRLSLRVSSVYQARCRVLRRLKQRLGELPT
- a CDS encoding beta/alpha barrel domain-containing protein, producing MSLNLTTHYGGLCLRSPIIVGACPLTADEQTRRSFEEAGAGAIVLPSLFEEQVVRWAIKTDRPVSQRERELLNRSNRYYVHTACQSAECYLALVNRAATYSTIPVIASLNGYTDSGWLDFAGELEEAGAAAIELNVHHGPVSDYTGAIDLENSVVDAISEIKQSITVPLFIKLERGGLSIPHLARRICSGADGLVMYGRQPNVDICLDSFKLNSHWSLTQPGRVVDTIGHIMQVHGHCPAMSIAASAGVASSEDVIKVLLAGADVAMVTSEVYRNGADTIRRLLDGLIVFLEKHHLRSLDELHELRPLEFGSEEERSTYTAALSVRLTQDPPVSESVDVKGDAFGHITTP
- a CDS encoding aldehyde dehydrogenase family protein encodes the protein MSILKDVYPLYLNNKAEQPNDDLAVTDKFTGKVAFRVALANREMINTAIAGCVRAVEPMARMASYERQDVLMHCVERFKDRFDELAYSLCVEAGKPIKDSEGEVSRLIDTFRIAAEESVRMTGEVQPLDISQRSKGYQGMWKRVPIGPCSFISPFNFPLNLAAHKIAPAIAVGCPLVMKPASRTPLGAIMIGEVLAETSLPIGAFSILPVRREAADQFTVDDRLKLLSFTGSSDVGWELKAKAGKKKVVLELGGNAAVVIDQDADLDDALERIIVGAFYQSGQSCVSVQRIIIHDNIYDQFRDRLIERTRELVCGDPKDRSTFIGPMIDDKEAERLEGWISEAVADGAKLLCGGQRTGAMMTATLLEDVPANAKVNREEAFGPLAILSRFSNFDAALDQVNDSKFGLQAGIFTRDLFKSLDAWDRLEVGGVVINDVPSYRVDNMPYGGVKDSGLGREGIRFAMEEMTEIRNLVIRRNS